In Arachis duranensis cultivar V14167 unplaced genomic scaffold, aradu.V14167.gnm2.J7QH unplaced_Scaffold_108248, whole genome shotgun sequence, a genomic segment contains:
- the LOC107472458 gene encoding uncharacterized protein LOC107472458, whose amino-acid sequence MVTEKGKRSRPETGARARHPDLFPRIGKFTNYTLLTLPIVEVYQQIAEKGILTKPRPLKDRTGGNKSLYCDYHKGYGHQTQDCFNLKDALEQAIRDGKLAEFSHLIREPKRRHRNHDEDAKTRSTKRWQEPENDDHGLTIINVVTTKNTAPKSRSAHKKDAKVLAISSSPARSSKRSPTISFGPEDHWFDEVPENPPMVITAMVGTGLVKRILVDTGADSNIMFRNVFDALGLRDADLTTHQHGVIGLGDYFIKPDGIISLPTSVGQGQGRRSIMAEFVVLRDSTAYNIILGRKTINDVKAVINTKLLVMKFVADDGSVGSIRGDLETTVACDNASLSLRKKSWA is encoded by the coding sequence ATGGTAACGGAGAAAGGCAAAAGGAGCAGGCCAGAGACGGGTGCCCGAGCAAGGCACCCGGACCTTTTTCCCCGGATAGGAAAATTCACCAACTACACCCTACTCACTCTCCCTATCGTGGAAGTTTACCAGCAAATCGCCGAAAAGGGAATATTGACGAAGCCCCGACCTCTGAAAGACCGTACAGGGGGGAACAAGAGCCTCTACTGTGATTACCATAAAGGCTATGGGCACCAAACACAGGACTGCTTCAACCTGAAAGATGCGCTAGAACAAGCAATCAGGGACGGTAAACTGGCCGAATTCTCCCACCTTATCAGGGAACCGAAGAGACGACATCGCAACCACGATGAAGATGCTAAGACCCGATCGACGAAACGGTGGCAAGAACCAGAAAACGACGATCACGGCCTCACCATAATAAACGTGGTGACCACCAAAAACACAGCGCCAAAGTCGAGGTCTGCGCACAAGAAAGACGCCAAAGTCCTGGCAATTTCCTCCTCGCCAGCACGAAGCTCCAAGAGGTCCCCAACTATTTCCTTTGGGCCAGAGGATCATTGGTTCGACGAGGTCCCTGAGAACCCACCCATGGTCATTACGGCTATGGTGGGAACCGGCCTCGTCAAACGAATCCTTGTGGACACAGGGGCAGACTCAAACATTATGTTCCGCAACGTGTTCGATGCGCTGGGATTACGGGACGCCGACCTCACGACTCACCAGCACGGTGTCATAGGGTTAGGCGACTACTTCATTAAGCCGGACGGGATAATATCCCTCCCGACTTCCGTGGGACAAGGACAAGGACGGAGGTCAATAATGGCCGAGTTCGTGGTTCTACGGGACTCCACTGCCTACAACATCATCCTAGGGAGAAAAACGATTAACGATGTTAAGGCGGTAATCAACACGAAGCTGCTGGTCATGAAATTTGTTGCTGATGATGGATCGGTAGGATCTATAAGGGGAGATCTGGAAACGACAGTCGCTTGCGACAACGCCAGCCTCTCCTTGAGGAAGAAGTCTTGGGCATAG